GCGCCAAAGGCCCCCACGTGCGCCTAGGGAACGCCCACCGGGGTGTTCTCCCGCTCCGCGGCTTTGGCCCCGGCGCCCTCGCGCCGGCCCAGGGTTCCTGCCTCGAGCCAGGCGTGGCGGCCGGCCAGGACCTCGGTGGCTACCCGGCGGCGACGGGGGTCGTCGTTGCTCCAAAGGCCGAGGAAGAAGCTCTTCACGCGTCTCCGCGCCATGCGACAGAAGAGGTCCGCCATCTCCCGGGCCCCCTCCGCCTCCGGATGGCCCGCCGCCCCCAGGGCATGCGCCCGCGCGACGGACGCCCCCATGGCGAAGAGCTCGTTGGCCACGTCCACTAGGCGAAAGAGGAAGGCCTGCCTGTGCTGCAAGCCCGCTCGGTACACCGCCATCCCGTGGAAGCTCTCCCGGGCCAGCTTCCGGCAGCTCCGCTCCAGAAATCGCAGGTGGGGGGCCAGAGGCCCGAAGGCGGAGTAGCGCGGCCACCGTCCCCAGCCCAGCCAGCGGCTCGGGTACCACCACGCGTAGAAGGCCGCCATCTTGGGCAGCGCAGCCAGCCGGGAGGAAAGGCTCTGCTCGGGATCGGCGAGGGCGCCCGCCAACTGGAGGTGGCGGTCCACCGCCTCCCGGGCCATGAAGAGGTGCATGATCTCGCTGCTGCCCTCGAAGATCTTGTTGATGCGGTAGTCGCGCATCATGCGCTCCACCCCGATCGGCTCCTCCCCGCGGTTGGCGAGCGAGCGCTCGGTCTCGTAGCCGCGCCCGCCCCGGATCTGCATGGTGTCGTCCACGATCTCCCAGCAGCGGTCGGTGTTCCACTCCTTGGCCGCGGCCGCCTCCAGCCGGATGTCGTGCCCGCCCCGGTCCGACATCTCGGCGGCCAGGCTCGCCACCGACTCCATGGCGAAGGTGTGGGCGGCCATGGCCGCCAGCTTGTGGGCGATGGCCTCATGCTGGCCCACCGGCTTGCCCCACTGCACGCGCTCCTGGGCCCAGCGCCGGCAAATCTCCAGGCAGGCCTTGGCGGTCCCGACCGAGCTGTTGGGGATGGAGAGACGACCGTCGTTCAGGGTGGTGAGGGCGACCTTGAGCCCCCGGCCCTCCGCTCCGATCAGGTTCGCGGCCGGCACCCGCACGTTCTTGAAGCTGATGACCGCGTTGGCGAGGGCCTTGAGGCCCATGAAGTGGCAGCGGTGCTCGACCTTTACCCCCGGCCAATCCGTCTCCACCACGAAAGCGCTGATTTTCCGGGTGCGCGGATCCGCGGCCATGACTACCAGGAGCCGGGCGAGGGTGCCGTTGGTGCACCAGAGCTTGGTGCCGTTCAGGAGGTAGGCGTCGCCGTCCGGGGTTCTCTCCGCGGTGGTGGCGAGCCGGGCGGGATCGGAGCCCACGTTGATCTCGGTCAAGGCGAAGGCCGAGATTTCCCCCGCCGCGCACCGGGGCAGGTATTTCTTCTTTTGCTCCTCGGTCCCGAAGAGCTTCAGGGGCTGGGGGACGCCGATCGACTGGTGCGCCGAGAGCAGGGCCCCAAGATTTCCGTCCGCACTCCCCAGGAGCAGCATGATCTTGTTGTATTCGGCGTTGCTGAAGCCCAGGCCCCCGTACGGCTTGGGGATCTTCATGCCGAAGGCACCCAGCCTCCGGAGCCCGTCCAGGACCTCCGGCGGATACTCTCCGCTCGCGTCGATGGCCACGGAGTCGACGCGGGTGCGCAGGAACTCCGAGAAGGCAAGGTAGAAGGCCTTGAACTCGGGCCGCTCCTCCCCGGCTAGGGGGAAGGGGTGGATGAGGTCCAAGCGGAAGTTACCCAGAAACAGCTCGCGCATGAAACTGGGCCGCTCCCACTCCACCTGGCGGGAGGCTTCCGCCACCCTCCGGGACTCCCGCTCGGTGACCTCAGACGTGGTCATGGACCGCCTCCCGTCCATTGAATTGTAACCCCCCCCGCCGGTGGACCAGGGATGCGCGCGGTCCCACGGAGGCCGGCCGCCCGGTTACGATGGCGAGCGAGTGGCCAGCTGGCCGCGAGGAGGCGACCCTGGATCTCGACCCCAAGCTGCTCCGCCGCGCCGCCGCCCACCTTCGGCGCCGCGATCCCGTCCTGGCCCGGATCATCGCGGAGGTTGGCCCCTGCCGCTTGCGGGTGGAGCGCGGGGGCGGCCCTTTTTCCGCCCTCGTGGAGTCCATCGTCTACCAGCAGATCACGGGTCGCGCCGCGGCCACCATTCACGGCCGGCTCTGCGCGCTCGCGGGGGGCCGAAGGCCGCGCCCGGAGGACATCGCCCGTGCCTCGGACGCGGCCCTGCGCAAGGCCGGGCTGTCCCGCCAGAAGATCGGCTACCTGCGCGACCTCACGTCCCGGGCCCGGGAGGGCCTTCCCCTCGGCCGCATCTCCCGCCTCCCCGACGAGGCCGTGATCGAGGCCCTGACCGCGGTCAAGGGGATCGGCCGCTGGACGGCGGAGATGTTCTTGATCTTCCGGTTGGGTCGCCTGGACGTGCTGCCCGTCGACGACTACGGCATCCGCAAGGCCATGCAGAAGGCCTACCGGAAGCGGGCCCTGCCCAAGGCGGATTGGATGCGGCGTCAGGCGGAGCCCTGGGCGCCTTACCGCACCGTGGCCAGCTGGTACCTGTGGCGAAGCCTGGACGGCCCGGGGGGGGACTAAACCCGGTCCGGCGGCCTTTGCGCGGGGGGGGGAGTGATGGCAGCATAGGCCTTCTTTCCGAAGAGGCGGATTGAACGTCCCCTTGGCCGCGACAACATTCGACTCCTGGTTCCAGGCCCGGCACCCCGACATCCGCCTGGGGGGCGCTCATTCCGTCCTCAAACTGGCGGGGGAAGGGGCCACCGTCCCCTTCATCGCCCGCTATCGCAAGGAACAGACGGGCAATCTGGACGAGGTCCAGATCGAGCGCACCCTGGAAGCCCGGGAGCTCTGGGACCGGATCGTCAACCGCCAGACCGTCGTCCTGGAGTCGATCGAGCGTCAGAAGAAGCTGACCCCCGAGCTCAAGGATAAGATCCTCTCCGCTTTCGAGATCGACCTTCTCGAGG
This DNA window, taken from Vicinamibacteria bacterium, encodes the following:
- a CDS encoding acyl-CoA dehydrogenase family protein, which translates into the protein MTTSEVTERESRRVAEASRQVEWERPSFMRELFLGNFRLDLIHPFPLAGEERPEFKAFYLAFSEFLRTRVDSVAIDASGEYPPEVLDGLRRLGAFGMKIPKPYGGLGFSNAEYNKIMLLLGSADGNLGALLSAHQSIGVPQPLKLFGTEEQKKKYLPRCAAGEISAFALTEINVGSDPARLATTAERTPDGDAYLLNGTKLWCTNGTLARLLVVMAADPRTRKISAFVVETDWPGVKVEHRCHFMGLKALANAVISFKNVRVPAANLIGAEGRGLKVALTTLNDGRLSIPNSSVGTAKACLEICRRWAQERVQWGKPVGQHEAIAHKLAAMAAHTFAMESVASLAAEMSDRGGHDIRLEAAAAKEWNTDRCWEIVDDTMQIRGGRGYETERSLANRGEEPIGVERMMRDYRINKIFEGSSEIMHLFMAREAVDRHLQLAGALADPEQSLSSRLAALPKMAAFYAWWYPSRWLGWGRWPRYSAFGPLAPHLRFLERSCRKLARESFHGMAVYRAGLQHRQAFLFRLVDVANELFAMGASVARAHALGAAGHPEAEGAREMADLFCRMARRRVKSFFLGLWSNDDPRRRRVATEVLAGRHAWLEAGTLGRREGAGAKAAERENTPVGVP
- a CDS encoding DNA-3-methyladenine glycosylase; protein product: MASEWPAGREEATLDLDPKLLRRAAAHLRRRDPVLARIIAEVGPCRLRVERGGGPFSALVESIVYQQITGRAAATIHGRLCALAGGRRPRPEDIARASDAALRKAGLSRQKIGYLRDLTSRAREGLPLGRISRLPDEAVIEALTAVKGIGRWTAEMFLIFRLGRLDVLPVDDYGIRKAMQKAYRKRALPKADWMRRQAEPWAPYRTVASWYLWRSLDGPGGD